From one Lotus japonicus ecotype B-129 chromosome 3, LjGifu_v1.2 genomic stretch:
- the LOC130744885 gene encoding uncharacterized protein LOC130744885, whose protein sequence is MDCEMETQASNPPDGGGGGSLHREKPPEGDGKTHRMSFRDKLMGGAKADAPKERVDLFEQGKMRMEFVGGDPRLPRIVVDKSVIENMCAPWKEALVVCLLGKKLGYPVMKAKLASTWRLSGDFELLDVGNGFFMVKFDVVEDRNKVIGGGPWMIFDHYLAVSTWSAEFISLAAKVKKTLAWIRIPGLNVAFYDESFLMSVAQVIGTPIRVDINTLRGERGRFARICVELDLSKPVYGKIMIEDYWYNIEYEGLHIICTKCGCYGHRSRECTTPPQSKVKEKEQAEPQVKENGMSVEEGANSTPPGSVAGGHKVQPEPRNDIETVAHEVMESPTIVATNNDDCMEVANSKEGGPQKKISNLKPPEEIFGEWMVVSKKKKKLTKQMAQKVEVKTNKDKGVNANHGQHKSKTNHGALKSKEVKSMLPSLQPKNVQGLKFGIGSGLATTSTSDTKKRRARGEEWETAVRDMKAKEIKMGPSSSNKIVFGGSSESFGEIDDYMARLRNLPANGNRDTAGSSRPMGITIHDK, encoded by the coding sequence ATGGACTGTGAGATGGAGACGCAAGCCTCCAACCCCCCggacggcggtggtggtggttctcTGCACAGGGAAAAGCCCCCGGAAGGGGACGGGAAAACGCATCGTATGTCATTCAGGGACAAACTCATGGGAGGGGCGAAGGCTGATGCCCCGAAGGAAAGAGTGGATCTTTTTGAGCAGGGAAAGATGAGAATGGAATTTGTGGGGGGTGACCCGAGACTACCAAGAATTGTGGTGGATAAGTCTGTCATTGAGAACATGTGTGCTCCTTGGAAAGAGGCCCTGGTGGTGTGCCTTCTAGGCAAAAAATTGGGATACCCGGTGATGAAAGCTAAGCTGGCGTCTACCTGGAGATTATCAGGAGATTTTGAATTGTTGGATGTGGGAAATGGGTTCTTCATGGTCAAGTTTGACGTGGTGGAGGATCGTAATAAGGTGATTGGGGGAGGTCCGTGGATGATCTTTGATCATTATCTAGCGGTATCCACTTGGAGTGCGGAATTCATTTCACTAGCGGCAAAAGTGAAGAAGACTCTAGCCTGGATTCGTATCCCAGGATTGAATGTGGCTTTCTATGACGAAAGCTTCCTGATGTCTGTGGCTCAAGTGATTGGTACGCCAATTCGAGTAGATATCAACACGCTACGAGGTGAACGAGGTCGCTTTGCAAGGATCTGTGTCGAACTGGATTTATCCAAGCCGGTCTACGGGAAAATCATGATTGAGGATTATTGGTACAACATAGAATATGAGGGTCTTCACATCATCTGCACCAAATGTGGGTGCTATGGACACAGGAGCAGGGAATGCACCACTCCACCTCAATCGAAGGTGAaagagaaagagcaagcagaaccGCAGGTGAAGGAGAACGGGATGTCAGTTGAAGAGGGTGCTAACTCAACGCCGCCAGGCAGCGTGGCGGGCGGACACAAGGTGCAACCCGAGCCCAGAAACGACATTGAAACGGTTGCCCATGAGGTGATGGAATCTCCGACAATTGTGGCAACCAATAATGATGATTGCATGGAAGTTGCTAATTCTAAGGAGGGGGGCCCACAGAAAAAGATTTCAAATTTGAAACCACCAGAGGAAATATTTGGTGAGTGGATGGTGgtttcaaagaagaaaaagaaactgacgaaaCAGATGGCTCAAAAAGTGGAAGTCAAAACCAATAAAGACAAGGGAGTTAATGCTAATCATGGGCAGCATAAATCAAAAACCAATCATGGGGCTCTAAAATCCAAGGAGGTGAAGTCAATGCTGCCTAGTCTTCAGCCTAAGAATGTGCAAGGCTTGAAATTTGGCATTGGTAGTGGGCTCGCAACAACTTCAACAAGTGATACAAAAAAGAGAAGGGCGCGTGGAGAAGAGTGGGAGACAGCGGTGCGTGATATGAAGGCAAAGGAAATTAAAATGGGGCCCTCAAGTAGTAACAAAATTGTTTTTGGGGGTTCCAGTGAGAGTTTTGGAGAAATAGATGACTACATGGCAAGGTTAAGAAACCTCCCTGCTAATGGAAATAGGGATACTGCAGGCTCAAGCAGGCCTATGGGAATTACAATTCATGATAAGTAA